The Kocuria sp. TGY1127_2 genome includes a window with the following:
- a CDS encoding DUF488 domain-containing protein, whose translation MNIVVKRIYDRSGHNDGTRVLVDRVWPRGIRKEDAELDDWNKDVAPSTELRKWYGHDPDKFDEFSRRYRDELATEIGQQALKNLRESVKGKRLTLLTATKDIEYSQATVLARILSD comes from the coding sequence ATGAACATTGTCGTCAAACGCATCTATGACCGATCTGGCCACAATGATGGGACGCGGGTGCTCGTCGACAGAGTCTGGCCGCGCGGTATTCGCAAGGAGGACGCCGAACTCGATGACTGGAATAAGGATGTGGCCCCCTCCACGGAACTGCGCAAATGGTACGGGCACGATCCGGACAAGTTTGACGAATTCTCCCGTCGCTACCGCGATGAGCTGGCCACCGAGATCGGCCAGCAGGCTCTCAAGAACCTACGCGAGAGTGTCAAAGGAAAACGCCTGACGCTACTGACTGCCACCAAGGACATCGAGTACAGCCAGGCGACGGTGCTGGCGCGGATTCTCTCCGACTGA
- a CDS encoding polysaccharide deacetylase family protein, giving the protein MKITRRTAVISSSALVGAALLSACSSQDTEPATDSSTTSAPTSNSPSVTPTQHNITWKDNTEVSHLFFHSLVVDPNRAFDGDDEANGYLDYMVTINEFRKIIQQVYDRNYVLVSPHQLYTTRPGGSVELKPLDLPEGKKPLVLSFDDLSYYEYMDGDGFSDRLIVQDGKVLNEYRDADGNKKIGAYDHLPIVEEFIEEHPDFSHDGAKGVIAITGYNGVLGYRTSDISYKDENKNIEKDKKTAKSVADAIKKNGWEFASHSWGHINFTKSPLSHIQEDNEKWQAEVAPIVGNTDMLIYPFGADICGIEEYGNDKFQYLKGQGFNSYFNVDASTPAWGQAGPNYLREARINVDGISLKHAIKGTSDTLREFFDPNSVIDPARPKSISGASS; this is encoded by the coding sequence GTGAAGATCACCCGCCGGACCGCAGTCATCTCTTCATCGGCGCTGGTAGGGGCTGCCTTGCTTAGCGCCTGCAGCTCCCAGGACACCGAACCCGCGACCGACTCCTCCACCACATCGGCCCCCACATCGAATTCCCCCTCGGTCACACCGACCCAGCACAACATCACGTGGAAAGACAACACCGAGGTTTCACACTTGTTCTTCCACTCGCTGGTCGTGGATCCGAACCGAGCATTCGACGGCGACGATGAGGCAAACGGCTACCTGGATTACATGGTCACGATCAACGAATTCAGGAAGATCATCCAACAGGTCTACGACCGCAATTACGTCCTGGTCAGCCCCCACCAGCTCTACACAACCCGCCCCGGCGGCAGCGTCGAACTCAAACCCTTGGACCTTCCGGAAGGCAAGAAACCCCTGGTCCTGTCCTTCGACGACTTGTCCTACTACGAATACATGGACGGCGACGGATTCAGTGATCGACTGATCGTCCAGGACGGGAAAGTCCTCAACGAATACCGTGATGCTGACGGGAACAAAAAAATCGGCGCTTACGATCACCTGCCGATCGTCGAGGAATTCATCGAAGAACACCCCGACTTCTCCCACGACGGGGCCAAAGGCGTCATCGCAATCACCGGATACAACGGTGTACTCGGGTATCGGACCTCCGATATCTCCTACAAGGACGAGAACAAGAACATCGAAAAGGACAAGAAGACCGCAAAATCGGTCGCGGATGCCATCAAGAAAAACGGCTGGGAATTCGCAAGCCACTCGTGGGGGCACATCAACTTCACCAAATCTCCTCTATCGCACATCCAGGAGGACAACGAGAAGTGGCAAGCCGAGGTCGCACCGATCGTGGGCAATACCGATATGCTCATCTACCCCTTCGGGGCGGATATTTGCGGCATTGAGGAATACGGTAACGACAAGTTCCAATACCTCAAGGGCCAAGGATTCAATTCTTACTTCAATGTCGATGCCTCCACCCCGGCATGGGGGCAGGCCGGACCGAATTATCTTCGCGAAGCCCGGATCAATGTGGATGGGATTTCGCTCAAGCACGCGATCAAGGGAACATCCGATACGTTGCGCGAGTTCTTCGACCCGAATTCCGTCATCGACCCCGCACGCCCGAAATCAATCTCCGGAGCCTCCAGCTGA
- the recR gene encoding recombination mediator RecR — protein sequence MIDELGRLPGVGPKSAQRIAFYILNSPADEMEKLSAAITTVKAKVSFCEICGNISEAPKCSICRDARRDSSLICVVEEPKDVSAIERTGSFTGRYHVLGGSINPMQGIGPERLRIRELVTRLADEEVQEIILAMDPNLEGEATATYLSRMLTPIGITVSRLASGLPVGGDLEYADEITLGRAMEGRRILTAGQRQTASPETPETDDSLPGNDAEETAVTSDEPVEESPRTNEGKIEAPAEQADPNRRYPTPRRGEKFANPWAD from the coding sequence TTGATCGATGAACTTGGGCGTCTGCCCGGCGTCGGGCCCAAGTCCGCTCAGCGCATCGCCTTTTACATCCTCAATTCGCCCGCGGACGAGATGGAGAAACTTTCCGCGGCCATCACCACTGTCAAGGCCAAGGTTTCCTTCTGCGAAATCTGCGGCAACATTTCCGAGGCACCGAAATGCTCGATCTGTCGGGACGCCCGCCGGGACTCGTCGCTCATTTGCGTCGTCGAAGAGCCCAAGGATGTTTCCGCCATTGAACGAACTGGCAGCTTCACAGGTCGCTATCACGTCCTGGGAGGCTCGATTAACCCTATGCAGGGCATCGGGCCGGAGCGACTGCGCATTCGCGAACTCGTGACACGGCTGGCCGACGAGGAGGTCCAAGAGATCATTCTGGCCATGGACCCCAACCTCGAAGGCGAAGCCACGGCGACCTACCTTTCCCGCATGCTCACGCCCATTGGCATCACCGTCTCCAGACTCGCATCCGGCCTCCCCGTCGGCGGTGACCTCGAGTACGCCGACGAAATTACGCTCGGACGGGCTATGGAAGGCCGCAGGATACTGACCGCGGGCCAGCGTCAAACCGCATCGCCCGAAACTCCGGAGACGGACGATTCTCTTCCGGGAAACGACGCCGAGGAAACCGCCGTGACCAGCGACGAGCCGGTCGAGGAATCACCGAGGACCAACGAAGGAAAAATCGAGGCACCCGCGGAACAAGCAGACCCCAACCGTCGGTATCCAACGCCCCGGCGAGGAGAGAAGTTCGCCAACCCCTGGGCCGACTGA
- a CDS encoding aspartate kinase: MSLIVQKFGGSSVSDAEGVKRVAQRVVETKNRGNDVVVVVSAMGDTTDDLLDLANEVSSRPGPSRELDMLLTAGERISMAVLAMAVHELGAPAQSFTGSQAGIITDGVHGSARLVEVHPDRIRDSLEEGNIAIVAGFQGMNRQTRDITTLGRGGSDTTAVALASALGADYCEIYSDVDGVFTADPRIVSTAHKLNGVSSEEMLEMAANGAKILHLRCVEYARRFKIKLHVRSSFSDLEGTWVIPTESDADAPDLTKEIPLEQPLISGVAHDRTQAKVTIVDVPDVPGYAAKIFGSLNDAKINLDMIVQNVSTRSEARTDISFTLPQDQGDTAIEVLKGVQAEIGFADIEYNDAIGKLSLVGAGMKSNPGVSFHFFDALSRAGVNIDMISTSEIRISVITRADLLDDAVRAVHTAFSLDADGEATVYGGTGR, translated from the coding sequence ATGAGCCTTATCGTTCAGAAATTCGGCGGTTCGTCTGTTTCAGACGCCGAAGGTGTCAAACGGGTCGCCCAACGCGTCGTCGAAACCAAAAACCGAGGCAACGACGTCGTCGTCGTGGTCTCCGCCATGGGCGACACGACCGATGATCTCCTCGACCTCGCCAACGAAGTTTCGTCCAGGCCCGGCCCCAGCCGCGAACTAGACATGCTCCTCACCGCCGGCGAACGCATTTCCATGGCCGTGCTGGCCATGGCCGTCCACGAGCTCGGGGCACCGGCCCAGTCGTTCACCGGTTCTCAAGCCGGAATCATCACCGACGGCGTACACGGATCGGCCCGCCTCGTCGAGGTCCACCCGGACCGAATCCGGGACTCCCTTGAGGAGGGAAACATCGCCATCGTCGCCGGATTCCAAGGGATGAACCGTCAGACACGGGATATCACAACCTTGGGGCGTGGAGGCTCGGACACCACTGCCGTCGCCCTCGCATCCGCCCTCGGAGCCGACTATTGCGAGATCTATTCAGATGTCGACGGAGTCTTCACCGCTGATCCGCGGATTGTATCGACCGCGCACAAGCTCAACGGGGTCTCCAGCGAAGAGATGCTCGAAATGGCCGCCAACGGAGCCAAGATCCTTCACCTGCGTTGCGTCGAGTACGCTCGCCGATTCAAAATAAAATTGCACGTCCGCTCCTCGTTCAGCGACCTCGAAGGCACGTGGGTCATACCCACCGAATCGGATGCAGACGCCCCCGACCTGACTAAGGAGATCCCCTTGGAACAGCCCCTCATCTCCGGTGTGGCCCACGACCGAACCCAGGCGAAGGTCACCATCGTCGACGTCCCAGACGTGCCCGGTTACGCCGCCAAGATCTTCGGTTCCCTCAACGACGCCAAGATCAACCTGGACATGATCGTGCAGAACGTCTCGACACGTTCCGAAGCTCGCACCGACATTTCTTTCACCCTTCCCCAGGATCAGGGCGATACCGCGATCGAAGTTCTCAAGGGCGTTCAGGCCGAGATTGGGTTCGCGGACATCGAATACAACGACGCGATCGGCAAGCTCTCTCTCGTGGGAGCTGGGATGAAGTCCAACCCCGGCGTATCGTTCCATTTCTTCGACGCACTCTCCAGGGCCGGCGTGAACATCGACATGATCTCGACCTCAGAGATCCGCATTTCGGTGATCACCCGAGCGGACCTGCTCGACGACGCCGTACGCGCCGTCCACACCGCGTTCAGCCTCGACGCAGACGGCGAGGCCACGGTGTACGGAGGCACCGGCCGCTAA
- a CDS encoding DNA polymerase III subunit gamma and tau: MSTALYRRYRPETFEDVIGQEHVTNPLMTALQKNRVNHAYLFSGPRGCGKTTSARILARCLNCAEGPTARPCGKCESCVDLARDGAGSLDVIEMDAASHGGVDHARDLRERATFAPVRDRYKIFIIDEAHMVTREGFNALLKIVEEPPEHIKFIFATTEPNKVLGTIRSRTHHYPFRLVAPEVLRGYLNHLCDKESIQVEQGVLPLVVRAGGGSVRDSLSVLDQLMAGASESGITYDLAVALLGFTHAELLDGVVDAFAAGDSPAVFHAVDRVVQTGQDPRRFVEDLLERFRDLIIVKAVPESAAQILHGMPEDQIDRMRGQATQLGASELSRAADIANTALTEMTGATSPQLHLELLCARILLPTADDTSRGVNARVDRLERRINFGSVGAVQAPLQSDPAAATTPETPAQHIAAEAVSQAPEPTEEVPASGASAREAALSLARKSRESATEEAELSVERTAEEPSEDHAEAAEAPQPRPNDETEQAPLSPADQEQPAAAPAQETSAPDSGQVNMIERSWADVVAAVGKYSKVGQATFRECRPTRFDNGVLYVTSSGPGIQSRVERFASALSGALKDTLGLECAVSLDDGRPGGGPGRGSSEPNGSGPSGQGSSTRDQNSHVAQGRRPENAPARTPQAAATEADDWPGEEAWNPAVRQAQSKDHPAAETTDSPLSSRGTVQSPSTGAGDPSPIIPEGSRGGEEAWQKHGIPLSPDEDSDEPEWSEDSSGESFTGWKVAPIPSDEAPQPDGGRREVSASETAGSAGPESTESSTVPTGNSSTHLHVVKEDEDTNHNGQPSRDSDSLGTQPSGESEAIAAPVEDGPQGSDASSDGSAEAEARAGHPSAPAAEERLSSHDWSVAARQAGAPGKAVDGRECGWRYSGPESEESASEHPSKWGQRMPHLTEVDGGAPERGTQTTATTNQNSPIPGGEKSRHLHAVRDDEEAQPGRPQGPASSQAEQTDSGDAPGEQSAPFRERHADAIEAGSGSPSGPAVVRGRNGNVPIDPNAPEPPDDEWDDFVPSPHDEDIEDSSVFGQAAIETILGGRVLEERPHHRG, translated from the coding sequence GTGAGCACAGCCCTGTACCGCCGTTATCGACCCGAGACGTTCGAAGACGTCATCGGGCAAGAGCACGTGACCAACCCCCTCATGACAGCGTTGCAGAAGAATCGCGTGAACCACGCTTATCTCTTCTCCGGCCCTCGCGGATGCGGAAAAACCACCTCCGCGCGGATCCTCGCCCGCTGCCTCAACTGCGCCGAAGGCCCTACCGCACGTCCTTGTGGCAAATGCGAGTCCTGCGTCGATCTCGCTCGCGACGGCGCGGGGTCGCTGGACGTCATCGAGATGGACGCCGCATCCCACGGCGGCGTCGACCACGCCCGCGACCTTCGCGAACGAGCAACGTTCGCCCCTGTTCGAGATCGCTACAAGATCTTCATCATCGACGAGGCCCATATGGTCACTCGGGAGGGTTTCAACGCCCTGCTCAAGATCGTCGAAGAGCCCCCCGAGCACATCAAATTCATCTTTGCGACCACCGAACCGAATAAGGTCCTCGGAACCATTCGGTCACGCACGCACCACTACCCGTTCCGCCTCGTGGCTCCCGAAGTACTGCGGGGCTATCTCAACCACCTGTGCGACAAGGAAAGCATCCAGGTCGAACAGGGAGTTCTGCCCTTAGTCGTGCGAGCCGGTGGCGGATCAGTGCGGGATTCGCTGTCGGTCCTCGATCAGCTCATGGCCGGAGCCTCCGAAAGCGGAATCACGTATGACCTTGCCGTCGCCCTTCTCGGCTTCACCCACGCCGAATTGCTCGACGGGGTCGTGGATGCATTTGCGGCCGGAGACTCCCCTGCCGTATTCCACGCGGTGGACCGCGTTGTTCAGACCGGCCAGGATCCACGTCGTTTCGTCGAAGACCTCCTGGAGCGTTTCCGTGACCTGATCATCGTCAAGGCCGTTCCCGAATCCGCGGCACAGATTTTGCACGGCATGCCCGAGGATCAGATCGATCGAATGCGCGGCCAGGCCACTCAGCTGGGCGCCTCGGAGCTGTCCCGTGCGGCCGACATCGCCAATACCGCTCTGACGGAAATGACCGGGGCCACCAGCCCGCAACTGCACCTCGAACTTCTCTGCGCCAGAATCCTCCTTCCCACTGCGGACGACACGTCACGTGGCGTCAACGCGCGAGTGGACCGTCTCGAGCGGCGCATCAACTTCGGTTCCGTCGGAGCCGTACAGGCTCCCCTGCAGTCGGACCCGGCGGCGGCCACCACACCGGAGACCCCGGCCCAACATATTGCCGCCGAGGCTGTCAGCCAGGCCCCGGAGCCCACCGAAGAAGTCCCCGCATCCGGCGCGAGCGCACGTGAAGCGGCCCTGTCTTTGGCTCGCAAGAGCCGCGAGTCCGCAACGGAGGAAGCGGAATTGTCGGTCGAGCGAACCGCGGAAGAGCCTTCGGAGGACCACGCCGAGGCCGCTGAAGCACCACAACCGCGTCCGAACGACGAGACCGAGCAAGCACCACTCTCCCCGGCAGACCAAGAGCAGCCTGCCGCCGCCCCCGCACAGGAGACTTCCGCTCCCGACTCGGGCCAGGTGAACATGATCGAACGTTCATGGGCCGACGTCGTGGCCGCAGTCGGAAAGTACTCCAAGGTCGGCCAGGCCACTTTCCGCGAGTGCAGGCCAACACGCTTCGACAACGGCGTACTGTATGTGACCTCGAGCGGGCCGGGTATTCAGAGCCGCGTCGAACGCTTTGCCTCCGCGCTGAGCGGTGCACTCAAAGACACTTTGGGCCTTGAATGCGCCGTTTCACTCGACGACGGTCGCCCCGGCGGCGGGCCCGGCCGCGGCAGTTCCGAGCCCAACGGCAGCGGCCCCAGCGGTCAAGGCTCGTCCACCAGGGACCAGAATTCCCACGTTGCCCAAGGCCGCCGACCTGAGAATGCGCCGGCCCGGACCCCACAGGCTGCCGCAACCGAGGCGGACGACTGGCCCGGAGAAGAAGCTTGGAATCCAGCCGTCCGTCAGGCGCAATCGAAGGACCACCCCGCCGCTGAGACCACCGATTCCCCGCTCTCGTCGCGGGGAACCGTACAATCCCCGTCAACAGGAGCCGGCGATCCTTCCCCGATCATCCCGGAAGGCAGTCGAGGCGGGGAAGAAGCCTGGCAAAAACACGGCATTCCGCTCTCCCCTGATGAAGATTCCGATGAGCCTGAATGGTCCGAGGACTCCTCGGGTGAGTCCTTCACCGGCTGGAAAGTCGCTCCGATACCCAGCGATGAGGCCCCTCAGCCCGATGGTGGCAGACGAGAGGTATCGGCTTCGGAGACTGCTGGCTCAGCGGGCCCGGAATCCACGGAATCTTCGACCGTCCCAACGGGGAATTCTTCTACCCACCTGCACGTTGTCAAAGAAGACGAAGACACAAACCACAATGGTCAGCCTTCTAGGGACTCAGACTCTTTGGGCACGCAGCCGTCCGGGGAGAGCGAAGCCATCGCCGCCCCCGTGGAGGACGGGCCTCAGGGGTCTGACGCGAGTAGCGACGGGTCCGCCGAGGCCGAAGCGCGCGCGGGGCACCCATCGGCACCGGCGGCAGAAGAACGTCTATCGTCGCACGACTGGTCCGTAGCCGCGCGACAAGCCGGGGCTCCCGGAAAGGCTGTCGACGGCAGGGAGTGCGGTTGGCGTTATTCGGGCCCTGAGTCGGAGGAAAGCGCCAGCGAACATCCCTCCAAGTGGGGGCAGCGCATGCCGCATCTCACCGAAGTCGACGGCGGCGCACCAGAGCGCGGGACCCAAACGACTGCGACCACGAACCAGAATTCCCCTATCCCCGGCGGAGAGAAATCACGTCACCTGCACGCCGTGCGGGATGATGAAGAGGCTCAGCCGGGTAGGCCTCAAGGCCCGGCCTCAAGCCAGGCTGAGCAGACCGACTCAGGCGACGCACCCGGGGAGCAGTCCGCACCGTTCCGAGAACGGCACGCGGATGCCATTGAGGCGGGTTCCGGCAGCCCGTCGGGACCCGCGGTGGTTCGTGGCAGAAACGGCAATGTCCCCATCGATCCGAACGCCCCAGAGCCTCCGGACGACGAATGGGACGACTTCGTTCCCTCGCCTCACGATGAAGACATCGAGGACTCCTCAGTCTTCGGACAGGCAGCGATCGAAACCATCCTGGGTGGCCGTGTGCTCGAAGAACGGCCGCATCACCGGGGGTAA
- a CDS encoding 3-methyladenine DNA glycosylase, with translation MSFTSSTTPHPGPVHLTGPVWRDLAEDHRERAAIYTEPFLERRHHGRKHPVEDFLFTYYTLKPGQLTRWHPGPWVILLDAADRLEWKFYRRPSITELQKTGLSPEEARIQRPTAATVDVEAFLEARSTAVVFTQEILSRTVSKPGNFGCFGMHEWAMAYRSEENDIRHEYLDLRLGADGTDSVVETHRIHCTHFDAFRFFQPQAVPRNEIQPTREQQRSLEQPGCLHANMDVYKWAYKLLPFVDSALLMDCFDLAWQVREMDMRAAPYDLKSWGYEPIPVETARGKKQYATLQREFAERSIILRQRLMSTLDRADSTLMS, from the coding sequence GTGAGTTTCACGTCTTCCACCACGCCGCATCCCGGCCCGGTTCACCTGACCGGGCCGGTTTGGCGTGACCTCGCCGAGGATCATCGAGAGCGCGCCGCGATCTACACCGAGCCGTTCCTCGAACGCCGTCATCACGGCCGGAAACACCCCGTGGAAGATTTCCTCTTCACGTACTACACGCTCAAACCTGGCCAGCTGACTCGCTGGCATCCCGGCCCCTGGGTCATACTCCTGGACGCCGCCGACCGTCTTGAATGGAAGTTCTACCGCCGCCCCAGTATCACGGAACTGCAAAAAACAGGGCTCTCCCCGGAAGAAGCACGGATCCAGCGTCCGACGGCGGCGACGGTCGATGTCGAGGCTTTCTTGGAAGCTCGCTCCACGGCTGTTGTATTCACACAGGAAATTCTCTCCCGTACGGTGTCCAAGCCCGGAAATTTCGGGTGCTTCGGCATGCATGAGTGGGCCATGGCCTATCGCTCCGAAGAAAACGATATCCGCCACGAGTACCTGGACCTTCGCCTGGGCGCGGACGGCACCGATTCCGTGGTCGAAACCCATCGCATCCACTGCACACACTTCGACGCCTTTCGGTTTTTCCAGCCGCAAGCCGTACCACGCAATGAAATACAGCCGACACGCGAGCAACAACGATCCCTGGAACAGCCAGGGTGTCTGCACGCCAACATGGACGTGTACAAGTGGGCTTACAAACTGCTCCCCTTCGTGGACTCCGCTCTCCTGATGGATTGCTTCGACCTCGCCTGGCAAGTCCGTGAAATGGACATGAGAGCAGCACCCTACGATCTGAAATCATGGGGGTACGAGCCCATTCCGGTCGAAACCGCACGAGGAAAAAAGCAATACGCGACACTCCAGAGAGAGTTCGCTGAGCGCTCAATAATCCTGCGACAGCGGCTCATGTCGACCTTGGATCGCGCAGACTCCACTTTGATGTCCTGA
- a CDS encoding GNAT family N-acetyltransferase, with product MIETSRLRLRLPRAEDVEDVLSYRSRPDVARYLRGGIWTRQKTRREIASYSSVDFMRSGDELVLFVELRSPAVVVGEVGLVRGKDPREAELGFVFNPDFGSQGYATEAVGVVLAEAPRRWEIDRVIAVADEANSASRALCERIGMHLESIAASQDGRRVSECTYSLGLSGNEKYSRRNKNLK from the coding sequence ATGATCGAAACTTCCCGGCTCAGGTTGCGACTGCCCCGCGCAGAAGACGTTGAAGACGTGCTGTCTTACCGCTCTCGACCTGATGTGGCACGGTACCTTCGCGGGGGAATCTGGACGCGCCAGAAGACGCGACGGGAGATCGCCTCATACTCATCCGTCGATTTCATGAGGTCGGGAGATGAGCTGGTCCTCTTCGTCGAGCTGCGGAGTCCAGCCGTCGTCGTGGGTGAGGTCGGTCTGGTCCGCGGGAAGGATCCTCGGGAGGCTGAACTCGGATTCGTGTTCAATCCAGATTTCGGATCGCAGGGATATGCGACCGAGGCGGTTGGTGTTGTCCTGGCCGAGGCGCCTCGGCGATGGGAGATCGACCGCGTCATTGCCGTTGCCGACGAGGCCAACTCGGCATCCCGTGCGCTGTGCGAGCGGATAGGCATGCACCTGGAATCTATTGCCGCGAGCCAAGATGGCCGGCGGGTCAGCGAGTGCACGTACTCCTTGGGGCTGTCGGGAAACGAGAAATACTCACGCCGAAACAAAAATTTGAAGTGA
- a CDS encoding glucose 1-dehydrogenase, whose translation MYALTVKPGESDSTSVEEIPEPRPADNELLVRGLAIGICGTDKEIADGKYGWAPDGEQHLVLGHESLGRVEQAPTGSGFSVGDLVAGVVRRPDPVPCGACARGQWDMCRNGRYTERGIKQLNGYGSQQWTVEPEFAVRLDPRLGLAGVLLEPTTIVAKAWEQVERIGQRSWFAPQTVLVTGAGPVGLLAAMIGVQQGLDVHVLDQLTEGPKPDLVQALGATYHTGSVTEVGKHHKPDVVIEATGAGQVIFDAIAETGPYGIVCLTGVSGTGTPLKIDAGRINREIVLDNDAIVGSVNANLGHYKQAAQILAKADLGWLERLITRRIPLKKAPEAFTSGDHEVKTVVLLDEEGL comes from the coding sequence ATGTACGCCCTAACCGTCAAGCCCGGTGAATCAGATTCAACCAGTGTCGAGGAAATACCCGAGCCACGTCCTGCTGATAACGAGTTATTGGTCCGTGGTCTCGCGATCGGTATCTGCGGGACTGACAAAGAGATCGCGGACGGGAAATATGGCTGGGCTCCTGATGGGGAGCAACATCTTGTTTTGGGTCACGAGTCACTGGGACGGGTAGAACAAGCACCCACCGGAAGCGGGTTTTCGGTGGGAGACCTTGTAGCCGGAGTCGTACGCCGCCCGGATCCGGTACCTTGTGGAGCTTGTGCACGCGGGCAATGGGATATGTGCCGCAACGGACGGTACACCGAGCGAGGGATTAAGCAACTCAATGGGTACGGAAGCCAACAGTGGACTGTAGAACCCGAGTTCGCGGTCCGTCTAGATCCGCGGCTGGGGCTAGCTGGGGTTCTGCTGGAACCAACAACAATTGTTGCCAAGGCCTGGGAACAAGTTGAGCGCATTGGCCAGCGCAGCTGGTTTGCCCCGCAGACGGTGTTGGTGACCGGGGCTGGTCCAGTGGGATTGTTGGCGGCGATGATCGGCGTTCAGCAAGGCTTGGATGTCCATGTTTTGGATCAACTCACGGAAGGACCGAAACCGGATCTCGTTCAGGCCCTTGGTGCGACTTACCACACCGGTAGTGTCACGGAGGTCGGCAAACACCATAAACCCGATGTGGTGATTGAAGCGACCGGAGCCGGGCAAGTCATTTTCGATGCCATCGCAGAAACCGGCCCGTACGGCATCGTCTGCCTGACAGGAGTTTCTGGAACGGGCACTCCATTGAAAATTGATGCTGGCCGCATCAACCGTGAGATCGTGTTGGACAACGATGCGATTGTCGGGTCTGTCAACGCCAACCTTGGTCACTACAAGCAGGCTGCCCAGATCCTCGCCAAGGCAGACTTAGGTTGGCTGGAGCGTCTTATCACCAGAAGAATTCCGCTCAAGAAGGCTCCCGAGGCCTTTACCTCTGGCGATCACGAGGTCAAGACCGTGGTTTTGCTCGATGAGGAGGGGTTGTGA
- a CDS encoding GNAT family N-acetyltransferase has protein sequence MTITVRPATVRDAPGIAQVHVGSWRETYRGLMPDEILDAPDLLNRRLEMWKASLTEARWRERRISVAELEGRIVGGAMVGSPRDNDSSGDAVLYVLYTYNVVHGAGAGAKLLSAVTRLDEETSLWVADPNPRAQAFYTKHGFVADGTRVFDERFHISEIRMIRTPQSVAP, from the coding sequence ATGACCATTACCGTGCGCCCCGCGACCGTGCGAGATGCACCCGGCATAGCCCAAGTGCATGTCGGATCTTGGCGGGAAACCTATCGTGGGTTGATGCCAGATGAAATCCTTGACGCCCCGGATCTGCTGAATCGTCGCCTTGAGATGTGGAAAGCCTCTCTCACGGAGGCTCGATGGCGCGAGCGCAGGATTTCGGTCGCCGAGCTCGAAGGCCGCATCGTGGGCGGAGCGATGGTGGGTTCGCCGAGAGACAACGACTCCAGCGGCGATGCCGTTCTCTACGTCCTTTACACATACAACGTGGTGCATGGAGCCGGGGCGGGGGCAAAACTGCTCTCAGCCGTGACGAGGCTCGACGAAGAAACCTCGCTGTGGGTGGCGGACCCGAACCCGCGGGCTCAAGCCTTCTACACCAAGCATGGTTTCGTGGCCGACGGAACACGGGTATTCGACGAGAGATTCCACATCAGCGAGATCAGAATGATCAGGACGCCACAGTCCGTGGCTCCCTGA